The segment CCTGAAAGATGAAGATGGCCAGATTATAGAAATCCATTGTACGTATGATCCGGACACCAAAAGCGGCGGATCGGCAAGCTCGAGAAAAGTGAAAGGGACGCTTCACTGGGTTTCAGCGGCCCATGCCGAAGATGCCGAGGTACGTTTGTATGATTATCTGATCAGGGATGACCAGTATACGGAGGATGATTCAGGGGAGAGCGACGACTTCCTTGCCAGAATCAATCCGGACTCCCGGCAGATTCTAACAAGATGCAAAATTGAACCGGGTTTGAAAGAAGCTGATCCCGGCAGCAAATATCAATTTTTGAGACAGGGTTATTTCTGTGCGGACTTGAAAGACCATTCCACTGATCATCCGGTCTTTAACCAGATCGTCGGGCTGCGGGACAGCTGGGCAAAGATGAATAAATAATCTTAGAATAAATAATCTTAGAATAAATAATCTTTGGAATAAATATATTGGAAATAGGATGAGAATTTTTTTGTTTTATAAAAGTAAAGAAGCATTCCGATTAAGGAATGCTTCTTGTACGTTGCTTCTAAAAGTGATCAAAGAGAAGTTAGATTCTCTGTCCGTTTTTCAACTGCTGCTCAGCAAATTGTATCATGCGTTTGGTCATATTACCGCCGACAGTTCCGTTTTCACGGGAAGTGCGGTCTGCACCCAGCGTAGCGTTCATTTCATTAGCGATCTCGTATTTAAGTTGATCCAATCCTTTTCCTACGCCCTGAACGGCAGGAGTGTTTGAATTTCTTTCACCAGCCATGTCATTCTCCTCCTTAAAATATAAGTTTTTTGTTTGGGAGTCGTTCTTATTATTTGTGAATTTGATTTTCTTAAACCCGGTAATTGTTTGCTTATATTTTAGGAAGTAACATATCTGGAAAAAGCTCATTGTAACCATTAATATGAAATTTTTAAAAAATTTAGACGGCTTTTTCTCCCGATTCTCCTGTTCTGATCCGCACGGCGTTCAGCACATCATAGACGAAGATCTTTCCGTCACCGATTTCTCCGGTTCTGGCAGTCTCGGTAATGATTTCGATAACTTTATCCACGGATTCGTCCGGGACAATAATCTCGATTTTGTATTTGGGCAATAGATTGATGGTATAGGCATTGCCACGGTATACTTCTGTTTTTCCCTGCTGCAGTCCGCAGCCGATGACGTTGGTGACCGTCATTCCTTTGATACCAAATTTTCCGAGGGCTTCTTTCACATTTTCCAATTTGGCTGGCCGAATAATACACTCAATTTTTTTCATTTTATTCACCTCTTCGATCAATAATATTTTTGATAAACAGTATTTGCAAAAAAAATAGTCCCCGGGATTAAATCCCGAGGACATCGTTGTCCGTGTTTACTATTTATCTGAATCTATCGTAGCAGAATGCCGGCATAATGCAAGAAATTTAACCAAAGAATTTTGTATTCATTGCCGATCGGCCAATAAAAGTCCGGCGTTTCAAGGATTATGCACATTTTTGGAGAATTAATAGGTGATACTTATCCGATACAGGAGTTGACGATATGCCGGAAAACGAACGAATCACAGCCATTAGCGGACTTGTTGCCGAAAGGAACGAAGAAATCGTCGATCTGAGGAGGACCTTTCATCGCTATCCTGAATTATCTTTTCAGGAGTATCATACAGCAGATATGATCTTCGACAGATTGCATAAAGTTCCGGGCATTGAGGTGTCGAGACCGACAGAGACCAGTGTTCTGGCTGCCATTAAAGGCTGTATGCCGGGAAAAATGGTAGCGCTCAGGAGTGATATTGACGCGCTGCCGATCCAGGAAGAAAACGATCTGCCTTACCGGTCCCAAAATATTGGAACCATGCATGCCTGCGGTCATGACGGACATGCGGCCATGCTGGTCGGGGCTGCAAAAGTTCTTGCGGAACTAAGATCCGACATGAAAGGAGAAATCCGCTGCATCTTTCAGCATGCTGAAGAAAAACATCCCGGCGGAGCCCAAGATCTTGTCAAACTTGGTCTCCTGAACGGGGTCGATGCGGTTCTTGCTCTTCATCTCTTTACGTCTTTGCCTGCTGGCAAGATCGGCTTAGCCTCGGGCCCTTTAATGGCTGCCCCGGATAACTTTACAATATCGATATTGGGTAAAGGAGGTCATGCCGCGATGCCGGAGGATACCATCGACCCGGTATTGATCAGTGCACAGATCGTTACCGCTCTGCAAAATATCGTATCCCGTCAGACCAGCGCTCTGAAATCCGTAGTCTTGTCTATTACGAATATTCAAGGGGGCTCGGCCTTTAATATCATACCGGAGCGGGTAGACCTGAAAGGAACCGTCAGGACATTTGACAGGGACACCCGTTTGGAAGTTCCGAAACGAATGGAAAATATCATTAAAGGAATCTGTATTGCTTATGGCGCAAAATACACCTTCGATTATGAGCTCGGTTATGATCCTGTTGTTAACAGCAGTTCCGTTGTCGGCAAAGTAACGGAAATACTAAAAGAAGAATTCGGAGCAAAAGCATTGGTTAAAGCCAATCCGGTGATGTGGGGCGAAGACTTTTCCGCTTATCTTCATCGCTTACCCGGCATGCTGATATTCATCGGAGCGGGGAATAAGAAGAAAGGAATCAGCCATCCGCACCATCATCCGTGCTTTAATATTGATGAAGAGGCGCTTAGCATAGGAACCCGGGTTCTGGCATGCTCTGCGCTCGGACTGCTGGAAAGGATGTAACGGCGATGGAAATATCTAAAAAGATGCTAGGTTTGAATATCCTGTTATCGCAGGTGATCCTGATTGTTATTGCCCTGGGCCTCTGGGTCATGCTGAAATCATTGGACAGAGAAATCGTGCTGGCAGAAATGTTCACGATCGGTAGGTTAAGTAAAGCCTTGATTACGTTGGCCACCGGCTGTGCCGTTCTGATTGCGTTTCAATTTTTCTTCTTGAAATATCTGCCGAAGGAAAGGCTGCTTGATGAGATTAACCTTATCCTGATGGACAAATTCTCACTGACAGAGCTATTTCCTATATTTTTTCTCGGTGCTTTTAGTGAGGAGTTCCTGTTCAGAGGCATGATTCAGCCAATTTTAGGGTTATGGTTGACGGCTGTTGTCTTTACGCTGATTCACTACAGATATTGGCGCCAGGTGTTTATCCTTGTGGAAGTCTTCTTGATGGGAATCCTTCTCGGAGTTGCTTATGCCGTTTCTTTAACACTCTGGGTTCCCGTGTTATGTCATTTCATCGTCAACATGACAACAGCTTATTGGATGAAAAAGGGCACTTTTGAGTTGATTTGAAAGACCAAAAACGTTTGCTATAATTGAATTGGGTTAAAGCATCGTGACAAGATAGGAATAGGAATAGAAGGAGAACAAATGGCAACCGATTTGTGGAATTTGTTTATCGCTTTTTTTCGGGCGAGCAACTTGTCCTTTGGCGGCGGGCCGGCGATGATTCCGTTGATTCAGGCAGAGACCGTTGATAATCATCACTGGCTGACCAATGCGCAGTTTGCTGATGCTATTGCCATGGCAAATGCGCTTCCCGGGCCGCTTGGAACCAAAGTAGCGGCCTATCTAGGCTATCAGGTTGCTTCCTGGCCGGGAGCGATTGTCGCCTTGCTGGCAACGATCCTGCCTACAGTACTTGTATTGATTGTCTTAGGCGGTATCTTAAAAAAATATGCGAATTCCAGTAATTTGAAGGCTGCGTTGAGCGGTGTGAGACCCGTTGTGACTGCTTTGCTGATCATCGTAGCTTATGAAATGGCTGTTGATGCTTTTCAGATCCAGGTACCCCTGGATTACGCCACCGTGCTGATCGCGGTCGGGTCCGCGGCAGCCCTGTATTTTTTAAAACTGCATCCGGTATTGCTGATTGTCCTTTCCATGGTCATCGGTTACCTGATCTATTGATTTGCCCGGTTTGAACATTTCAAATTCAGATTTTGGGAGTATGACATGAAAGTGCTTTGGGACTTATTTATTGCTTTTTTCAGAGCCAGTAACTTTAGTTTCGGCGGCGGGCCGGCCATGATTCCGATCATCCAGAAGGAAACGGTGCACAAATATCAATGGCTTACCAATGAAGATTTTACAAACGTTGTGGCTATATCCAATTCTTTGCCGGCACCGATCGCGACGAAACTGGCAGGAATGATCGGACATAGAGTCAAGGGTTGGAGCGGGGCGCTGGCTGCAATCATTGGCGCTGTTCTGCCGACGGCGC is part of the Dehalobacter sp. genome and harbors:
- a CDS encoding alpha/beta-type small acid-soluble spore protein, whose protein sequence is MAGERNSNTPAVQGVGKGLDQLKYEIANEMNATLGADRTSRENGTVGGNMTKRMIQFAEQQLKNGQRI
- a CDS encoding P-II family nitrogen regulator — encoded protein: MKKIECIIRPAKLENVKEALGKFGIKGMTVTNVIGCGLQQGKTEVYRGNAYTINLLPKYKIEIIVPDESVDKVIEIITETARTGEIGDGKIFVYDVLNAVRIRTGESGEKAV
- a CDS encoding amidohydrolase, yielding MPENERITAISGLVAERNEEIVDLRRTFHRYPELSFQEYHTADMIFDRLHKVPGIEVSRPTETSVLAAIKGCMPGKMVALRSDIDALPIQEENDLPYRSQNIGTMHACGHDGHAAMLVGAAKVLAELRSDMKGEIRCIFQHAEEKHPGGAQDLVKLGLLNGVDAVLALHLFTSLPAGKIGLASGPLMAAPDNFTISILGKGGHAAMPEDTIDPVLISAQIVTALQNIVSRQTSALKSVVLSITNIQGGSAFNIIPERVDLKGTVRTFDRDTRLEVPKRMENIIKGICIAYGAKYTFDYELGYDPVVNSSSVVGKVTEILKEEFGAKALVKANPVMWGEDFSAYLHRLPGMLIFIGAGNKKKGISHPHHHPCFNIDEEALSIGTRVLACSALGLLERM
- a CDS encoding CPBP family intramembrane metalloprotease, with the protein product MEISKKMLGLNILLSQVILIVIALGLWVMLKSLDREIVLAEMFTIGRLSKALITLATGCAVLIAFQFFFLKYLPKERLLDEINLILMDKFSLTELFPIFFLGAFSEEFLFRGMIQPILGLWLTAVVFTLIHYRYWRQVFILVEVFLMGILLGVAYAVSLTLWVPVLCHFIVNMTTAYWMKKGTFELI
- a CDS encoding chromate transporter produces the protein MATDLWNLFIAFFRASNLSFGGGPAMIPLIQAETVDNHHWLTNAQFADAIAMANALPGPLGTKVAAYLGYQVASWPGAIVALLATILPTVLVLIVLGGILKKYANSSNLKAALSGVRPVVTALLIIVAYEMAVDAFQIQVPLDYATVLIAVGSAAALYFLKLHPVLLIVLSMVIGYLIY